The following proteins are co-located in the Polymorphospora rubra genome:
- a CDS encoding MerR family transcriptional regulator, whose amino-acid sequence MNSGEVARLAGVTVRTLRHYHQIGVLPEPPRAANGYRRYRAADLVRLLRIKRLATLGIPLDRMPDLLDGTDQRPPELLDQLDRELAAEIERLTRQREVIAQIRAEGVAPDIPPELGRFFAVFGAAGVSPEMTAADRDQSILLAHLVGEQAMPHLVEFYELLASDEYVPRVTAFALRFAELGPQSRADEVDALVAEFVEIFGPAVSAISGSNTLPAIDEKRAGLLDDLRDDQLNDAQRAYLARVQAYFT is encoded by the coding sequence GTGAACAGCGGCGAGGTGGCCCGGCTGGCCGGCGTGACCGTACGCACGCTGCGCCACTACCACCAGATCGGCGTGCTGCCCGAGCCGCCCCGGGCGGCGAACGGCTACCGGCGGTACCGCGCCGCCGACCTGGTCCGGTTGCTGCGGATCAAACGCCTCGCCACGCTGGGCATCCCGCTCGACCGGATGCCGGACCTGCTCGACGGCACCGACCAGCGGCCGCCGGAACTGCTCGACCAGCTCGACCGGGAGTTGGCCGCCGAGATCGAACGGTTGACCCGGCAGCGGGAGGTCATCGCCCAGATCCGGGCGGAGGGCGTGGCCCCGGACATCCCGCCCGAACTCGGCCGGTTCTTCGCCGTGTTCGGGGCCGCCGGCGTCTCGCCCGAGATGACCGCGGCCGACCGCGACCAGTCCATCCTGCTCGCCCACCTGGTCGGCGAGCAGGCGATGCCGCACCTCGTGGAGTTCTACGAGCTGCTGGCCTCCGACGAGTACGTCCCCCGGGTCACCGCGTTCGCTCTGCGGTTCGCCGAACTCGGCCCGCAGAGCAGGGCCGACGAGGTCGACGCGCTCGTCGCGGAGTTCGTCGAGATCTTCGGGCCGGCGGTGAGCGCGATCAGCGGGTCGAACACCCTGCCGGCGATCGACGAGAAGCGGGCGGGGCTTCTCGACGACCTGCGCGACGACCAGCTCAACGACGCCCAGCGCGCCTACCTGGCCCGGGTGCAGGCGTACTTCACCTGA
- a CDS encoding FAD-binding oxidoreductase, which translates to MTDLLSDLRAVLPDRAVVTDPDLLVSYQRDEADLCAYGLPAVVVRPRTTAEVAAVVRVAAAHGVPVVPQGARTGLAGAANAVGGCVVLSTTAMTEIREIDPVARIAVVQPGVVNSALAGAVAAQGLRYPPDPGSWESSTIGGNVATNAGGMCCVKYGVTSEYVIGLEVVLASGEVLRTGRRTAKGVAGYDLTKLFVGSEGTLGVITEITVALRPAPEESLTLVAVFPSTAAAGAAVAAIASEGLTPSLLELLDQTHLLAIEAYRSMGLPTEAKALLLAAADTGERAGADLARIAAVCEAAGASEVYQATDATEAAALLQARRLAHAAMEKYAADTYPGGRGGLIIDDVAVPRGSLASLLDGVEKVAAEYDVPIGVVGHAGDGNMHPNIVVDRADPACLERGRLAFDAIMELGLGLGGTCTGEHGVGLLKREWLAKEIGPVGVRVHEAIKAALDPAGLLNPGKVL; encoded by the coding sequence ATGACGGACCTGCTGAGTGACCTGCGCGCCGTACTGCCCGACCGGGCCGTGGTGACCGACCCCGACCTGCTCGTCAGCTACCAGCGCGACGAGGCGGACCTGTGCGCGTACGGCCTCCCGGCGGTCGTCGTACGACCACGGACCACGGCCGAGGTGGCCGCCGTCGTACGGGTCGCCGCCGCACACGGCGTACCGGTCGTGCCGCAGGGGGCCCGGACCGGGCTGGCCGGCGCCGCGAACGCCGTCGGCGGCTGCGTGGTGCTGAGCACCACCGCGATGACCGAGATCCGCGAGATCGACCCGGTGGCCCGGATCGCCGTCGTGCAGCCCGGGGTGGTCAACTCGGCGCTGGCCGGTGCGGTCGCCGCGCAGGGGCTGCGCTACCCGCCGGACCCGGGGTCGTGGGAGTCGTCGACGATCGGCGGCAACGTCGCCACAAACGCTGGCGGCATGTGCTGCGTCAAGTACGGCGTTACCAGCGAGTACGTCATCGGCCTGGAGGTGGTGCTCGCCTCCGGTGAGGTGCTGCGGACCGGTCGGCGCACCGCGAAGGGGGTCGCCGGCTACGACCTGACCAAGCTCTTCGTCGGCTCGGAGGGCACCCTCGGGGTGATCACCGAGATCACCGTGGCGCTGCGCCCGGCACCCGAGGAGTCGCTGACCCTGGTCGCCGTCTTCCCCTCGACGGCCGCTGCCGGCGCGGCGGTCGCGGCGATCGCGTCCGAGGGGCTCACCCCGAGCCTGCTGGAACTGCTCGACCAGACCCACCTGCTCGCCATCGAGGCGTACCGGTCGATGGGGTTGCCGACCGAGGCGAAGGCCCTGCTGCTCGCGGCGGCCGACACCGGCGAGCGGGCCGGCGCCGACCTGGCCCGGATCGCCGCGGTGTGCGAGGCGGCCGGGGCGAGCGAGGTCTACCAGGCGACCGACGCGACCGAGGCGGCCGCGCTGCTGCAGGCCCGCCGGCTGGCGCACGCGGCGATGGAGAAGTACGCCGCCGACACCTACCCGGGCGGCCGGGGCGGCCTGATCATCGACGACGTGGCGGTACCCCGCGGCTCGCTGGCGTCGCTGCTCGACGGGGTGGAGAAGGTAGCCGCCGAGTACGACGTGCCGATCGGGGTGGTCGGGCACGCCGGGGACGGCAACATGCACCCGAACATCGTGGTCGACCGGGCCGACCCGGCCTGCCTCGAACGCGGACGGCTCGCCTTCGACGCGATCATGGAACTCGGGTTGGGGTTGGGCGGCACCTGCACCGGCGAGCACGGCGTCGGCCTGCTGAAGCGCGAGTGGCTGGCGAAGGAGATCGGCCCGGTGGGCGTACGCGTCCACGAGGCGATCAAGGCGGCGCTGGATCCGGCCGGCCTGCTGAACCCGGGCAAGGTCCTCTAG
- a CDS encoding S8 family serine peptidase yields MDMQPGPPPSGELPPTGWVPGYPPPPPPPGRGIGAIVAAVLVGLWAVGLTTVAQTTGWLVDQVAIVAGLTAPVWVWPLTSLVDAALISAVAAPLAVVPRSAAVRAAGRAWLCGAIVLAVLGLLRAIPQPQNELYLAALAAGAALLAVAMRATRGRGRRSRPAGVAVLLAVAAGAAVLLPWLWVGALGGLTETVLAAAAAAAVGWLAASILDAGFWSAYDGPTGRGVRPVLLGGLVAGVTLLLVGAAVGHSGSQLAALFLLPATGFAVAALRPVAAVAAQGSAAYRPGDASGPRPPVGWLVAVAVFGPLGLVDPEEISLVLIDRDIPFWTAVAAGGSAAVALVVGLAYAIAFGRARAVIPHRWVGAVTAAAVVLAGAAVHVGLGHPGLYGERLFVVMKEQADLTGITTAEPGQAGRDAKVREVHRRLLATAAGSQGDLRRELDRLRLSYKPYYLINAIEVDGGPAVRAWLGSRADVDRVLLSQEIRPLPAAPPPGRGTEPAPPTPPWHLTTIGADRVWSQLDTDGAGIVVGSSDSGVDGSHPALAAGFRGGDDSWYDPWNGTRTPTDRGGHGTHTAGSAVGRDNIGVAPGAQWVGCVNLDRNLGNPARYLDCLQFMLAPFPPGGDPFTDGRPDRAPHILTNSWGCPGLEGCDATALTGATAAFAAAGILFVAAAGNTGPFCGSIDDPPAPYADVLTVGAVNESGQVTDFSSRGPAPDGSAKPDLVAPGDDVLSAMPGGGYASNSGTSMATPQVAGVAALMWSANPALIGDLATTRQIMVETAAEVVPPTPSQLEGDCGQLANVEGAGLVDAYAAVERARQTR; encoded by the coding sequence CTGGACATGCAGCCGGGTCCGCCGCCATCTGGAGAACTGCCGCCGACCGGGTGGGTGCCCGGGTACCCTCCTCCCCCACCCCCGCCCGGCCGGGGGATCGGGGCGATCGTGGCGGCGGTCCTGGTGGGGCTGTGGGCGGTCGGTCTCACCACCGTCGCGCAGACGACCGGCTGGCTGGTCGACCAGGTGGCGATCGTCGCCGGCCTGACCGCGCCGGTGTGGGTGTGGCCGCTGACCAGCCTGGTCGACGCGGCTCTGATCTCGGCCGTGGCGGCGCCGCTGGCGGTCGTACCCCGGTCGGCGGCGGTCCGGGCCGCCGGTCGGGCCTGGCTGTGCGGCGCCATCGTCCTGGCCGTGCTCGGCCTGCTGCGCGCCATTCCGCAGCCGCAGAACGAGCTGTATCTCGCCGCGTTGGCCGCCGGCGCGGCGTTGCTCGCCGTCGCGATGCGGGCCACCCGGGGCCGGGGACGCCGATCAAGGCCGGCCGGGGTGGCGGTGCTGCTCGCCGTCGCGGCCGGAGCCGCGGTGCTGCTGCCCTGGCTCTGGGTCGGGGCGCTCGGCGGGCTGACCGAGACGGTGCTCGCCGCGGCGGCCGCCGCCGCGGTCGGCTGGCTGGCGGCATCGATCCTCGACGCCGGGTTCTGGTCCGCGTACGACGGCCCGACCGGCCGGGGCGTCCGGCCGGTGCTGCTCGGCGGGCTGGTGGCCGGGGTGACGCTGCTGCTCGTCGGGGCCGCCGTCGGCCACAGCGGCAGCCAACTGGCCGCACTGTTCCTGCTCCCGGCAACCGGGTTCGCGGTCGCCGCGCTGCGCCCCGTCGCGGCGGTCGCCGCCCAGGGAAGCGCCGCCTACCGGCCGGGCGACGCCTCCGGTCCGCGACCGCCGGTCGGCTGGCTGGTCGCCGTGGCCGTCTTCGGACCGCTCGGCCTGGTCGACCCCGAGGAGATCTCGCTGGTCCTGATCGACCGCGACATCCCGTTCTGGACCGCCGTGGCCGCCGGCGGTTCGGCCGCCGTGGCACTCGTCGTCGGGCTCGCGTACGCGATCGCGTTCGGCCGGGCCCGCGCCGTCATCCCGCACCGGTGGGTCGGCGCGGTCACCGCCGCCGCCGTCGTACTCGCCGGCGCGGCCGTCCACGTCGGCCTCGGCCACCCGGGCCTGTACGGCGAACGTCTCTTCGTGGTCATGAAGGAGCAGGCCGACCTGACCGGCATCACCACCGCGGAGCCCGGCCAGGCCGGACGGGACGCGAAGGTACGCGAGGTGCACCGGCGACTCCTCGCCACCGCCGCCGGATCGCAGGGCGACCTGCGCCGCGAACTGGACCGGCTCCGGCTGAGCTACAAGCCGTACTACCTGATCAACGCGATCGAGGTGGACGGCGGCCCGGCGGTGCGGGCCTGGCTGGGCAGCCGCGCCGACGTCGACCGGGTGCTGCTCAGCCAGGAAATCCGGCCGCTGCCCGCCGCGCCACCGCCCGGCCGGGGCACCGAGCCCGCACCGCCGACGCCGCCGTGGCACCTGACGACGATCGGCGCCGACCGGGTCTGGTCACAGCTCGACACCGACGGGGCCGGCATCGTCGTCGGCTCGTCCGACTCCGGGGTGGACGGCAGCCACCCGGCCCTGGCCGCGGGCTTCCGCGGCGGTGACGACTCCTGGTACGACCCGTGGAACGGCACCCGTACGCCGACCGACCGGGGCGGACACGGCACCCACACCGCGGGCTCGGCCGTCGGGCGGGACAACATCGGCGTCGCCCCCGGTGCCCAGTGGGTCGGCTGCGTCAACCTCGACCGCAACCTGGGCAACCCGGCCCGCTACCTCGACTGCCTGCAGTTCATGCTGGCGCCCTTCCCGCCCGGCGGCGACCCCTTCACCGACGGCCGGCCGGACCGCGCCCCGCACATCCTCACCAACTCGTGGGGCTGCCCGGGGCTCGAAGGATGCGACGCCACGGCCCTGACCGGCGCCACGGCCGCGTTCGCCGCCGCCGGCATCCTCTTCGTCGCCGCCGCCGGCAACACCGGCCCGTTCTGCGGCTCGATCGACGATCCGCCCGCACCGTACGCCGACGTTCTGACGGTCGGTGCGGTGAACGAGAGCGGCCAGGTCACCGACTTCTCCAGCCGTGGCCCCGCCCCGGACGGTTCGGCGAAGCCCGACCTGGTGGCGCCGGGCGACGACGTGCTGTCGGCGATGCCCGGCGGCGGCTACGCCAGCAACTCCGGCACGTCGATGGCCACCCCGCAGGTCGCCGGGGTCGCGGCGCTGATGTGGTCGGCGAACCCGGCCCTGATCGGTGACCTGGCCACCACCCGGCAGATCATGGTGGAGACCGCCGCCGAGGTCGTGCCGCCCACGCCGAGCCAGCTCGAGGGCGACTGCGGGCAGCTGGCCAACGTCGAGGGTGCCGGTCTGGTCGACGCGTACGCCGCGGTGGAGCGGGCCCGCCAGACACGGTAG
- a CDS encoding DUF4031 domain-containing protein, which yields MVYVDPPAWPADGRLWSHLVSDVSYAELHAFAARIGLPRRAFDRDHYDVPEERFAAVVGHGARVVSSREIVTVLRRSGLRLPKHLAGGRRRP from the coding sequence ATGGTCTACGTCGACCCACCTGCCTGGCCCGCCGACGGACGGCTCTGGTCCCATCTGGTCAGCGACGTGTCGTACGCGGAGCTGCACGCGTTCGCCGCGCGGATCGGGCTGCCCCGGCGGGCGTTCGACCGCGACCACTACGACGTACCGGAGGAGCGGTTCGCGGCGGTGGTGGGGCACGGCGCCCGCGTGGTGTCGAGCCGGGAGATCGTCACCGTGCTGCGCCGTTCGGGACTGCGGCTGCCCAAACACCTGGCCGGGGGCCGCCGCCGCCCGTGA
- a CDS encoding HD domain-containing protein, which translates to MTELIDRWSAAAAGAGATAAGATAAGLDLLERWGEPQRHYHTVDHLAAMLGVVDEQADHADRPDLVRLAVWFHDAVYDPRAPGDANERASAALATGTLTALGVPSAAIAEVARLVLLTAGHEADPDDRDGALLCDADLAVLARPAADYDRYATAVRREYAHVPDELFRAGRAAVLRRLLDLPGLYRLPVLARRWESAARVNLGRELAALEAAA; encoded by the coding sequence GTGACCGAACTGATCGATCGCTGGTCGGCCGCCGCCGCGGGGGCCGGCGCGACCGCGGCCGGGGCCACCGCGGCCGGCCTCGACCTGCTCGAACGCTGGGGCGAGCCGCAGCGGCACTACCACACCGTCGACCACCTCGCCGCCATGCTCGGGGTCGTCGACGAGCAGGCCGACCACGCCGACCGGCCCGACCTGGTACGCCTCGCCGTCTGGTTCCACGACGCCGTCTACGATCCGCGGGCACCCGGCGACGCCAACGAGCGGGCCAGCGCGGCGCTCGCCACCGGCACCCTCACCGCCCTCGGCGTTCCGTCGGCCGCCATCGCCGAGGTCGCCCGGCTGGTCCTGCTCACCGCCGGCCACGAGGCCGATCCGGACGACCGGGACGGGGCGCTGCTGTGTGACGCCGACCTGGCCGTGCTCGCCCGACCGGCCGCCGACTACGACCGCTATGCCACGGCGGTCCGCCGCGAGTACGCCCACGTGCCCGACGAACTCTTCCGCGCCGGTCGGGCCGCCGTCCTGCGGCGGTTGCTCGACCTGCCGGGTCTCTACCGGCTGCCGGTGCTCGCGCGACGCTGGGAGTCGGCGGCCCGGGTCAACCTCGGCCGCGAACTGGCCGCCCTGGAGGCCGCAGCCTGA
- a CDS encoding MFS transporter, which translates to MKRVPVTFLASDFLSLFGNAVAGVAMPLIVLQTTGSVLGAGIVAAATAIPAMIGGLFTGVVIDRINRRTASVATDLISAGAVAALPIVDLLVGLELGWFILFGIIGSLGDVPGMTAREALLPAIVRHGGIAAERLIGVRESLGALAILVGPAAAGGLMVLFDGSTVLWITAATSLGAALVTLTLPHRVGELEAGAAPGSAEPAGSADPGGSAAGGATAEPGAEVAVGLRPAPVTGWAQLREGWRLLFRGSPFLLAVTLLNLVLATVLSALQGLVLPVHFTLLDQPGRLGLVLSSIALGTMVGGGVYAVAGSRGPRRAWLLTGFAASVVGIAVIGALPAAGLVFTGAFVVGAAFGLLSGLLGVLMMERIPDRMRGRILGTQNAILTGAAPVGIVLAAVAVEYVGLGAAAAGLAVVWAVAAVVAVTGRGLRSLDREPVKESV; encoded by the coding sequence ATGAAGCGGGTACCCGTCACCTTCCTGGCCTCCGATTTCCTGTCGCTGTTCGGCAACGCGGTTGCCGGCGTGGCCATGCCGCTGATCGTGTTGCAGACGACCGGCAGTGTCCTGGGCGCCGGAATCGTCGCGGCGGCCACCGCGATCCCGGCGATGATCGGCGGCCTGTTCACCGGTGTGGTGATCGACCGGATCAACCGGCGTACCGCCTCGGTCGCCACCGACCTGATCTCCGCCGGTGCCGTGGCCGCGCTGCCCATCGTCGACCTGCTGGTCGGGCTTGAACTGGGCTGGTTCATCCTCTTCGGGATCATCGGGTCGCTCGGGGACGTACCCGGGATGACCGCACGCGAGGCGCTGCTGCCGGCGATCGTCCGGCACGGCGGGATCGCCGCGGAGCGGCTGATCGGCGTACGGGAGAGTCTGGGTGCCCTGGCGATTTTGGTCGGGCCGGCGGCGGCCGGCGGCCTGATGGTCCTGTTCGACGGCTCCACCGTGCTGTGGATCACGGCCGCGACGTCCCTCGGCGCGGCGCTGGTGACCCTCACCCTGCCCCACCGGGTCGGCGAACTCGAAGCCGGCGCCGCGCCGGGCAGCGCGGAGCCGGCCGGCAGCGCGGACCCGGGCGGAAGCGCGGCCGGCGGGGCCACGGCGGAGCCCGGCGCCGAGGTCGCCGTGGGGCTGCGGCCCGCGCCGGTCACCGGCTGGGCGCAGCTGCGGGAGGGCTGGCGGCTGCTCTTCCGCGGCAGCCCGTTCCTGCTGGCGGTCACCCTGCTCAACCTGGTGCTGGCGACCGTGCTGTCCGCGCTGCAGGGTCTTGTCCTGCCGGTGCACTTCACCCTTCTCGACCAGCCGGGCCGGCTCGGTCTGGTACTCAGCTCCATAGCGCTCGGCACCATGGTCGGTGGCGGGGTCTACGCCGTCGCCGGCAGTCGGGGACCACGGCGCGCCTGGCTCCTCACCGGCTTCGCCGCGAGCGTGGTCGGGATCGCGGTCATCGGCGCGCTGCCGGCGGCCGGGCTCGTCTTTACCGGCGCCTTCGTCGTCGGCGCGGCGTTCGGGCTGCTGAGCGGGCTGCTCGGCGTGCTGATGATGGAGCGGATCCCGGACCGGATGCGGGGCCGGATCCTGGGGACCCAGAACGCGATCCTGACCGGCGCGGCCCCGGTCGGCATCGTGCTGGCCGCCGTGGCCGTCGAGTACGTCGGACTGGGTGCCGCCGCGGCCGGCCTCGCGGTCGTGTGGGCGGTCGCCGCCGTCGTCGCCGTGACCGGCCGGGGGCTGCGTAGCCTGGACCGCGAACCGGTGAAGGAGAGCGTGTGA
- a CDS encoding FUSC family protein, producing MTADRGSTESPPAGGMGQRWRERRERFDTTFRERTVKVRANAGLAVQAGVAGGLAWFVAAEIVNNPAPFFAPIAAVVTLASSVGQRLKRTIELIIGVALGIAVGDAIILVIGTGAWQIAVVVTLAIIASIYVGGSPSLFNQAAASAVLVATLSPPEGGIYFTRFFDALIGGVVALIVMTLLIPLNPLRVVDRAVDPALDTMADALSDTGGALARRDASSADAALERLRKAEGEVRTLESAIEAGRETATLAPLRWHKRGVLTRYVDSSKYISRALRDSRALVRRAVTQIQDAEPVPPSLPEAVRDLGEAARLLYHELGAGVEPQGARDRALRAVGAAAQAYSAGVGLSGSTVVAQVRSIASDLIAATGVEMAEANQMVRRAVGRSSR from the coding sequence ATGACCGCAGACCGGGGGAGCACCGAGAGTCCCCCGGCCGGTGGCATGGGGCAGCGGTGGCGGGAGCGCCGCGAGCGGTTCGACACCACCTTCCGGGAGCGGACGGTCAAGGTACGCGCCAACGCCGGGCTGGCGGTCCAGGCGGGTGTCGCCGGCGGTCTCGCCTGGTTCGTGGCCGCCGAGATCGTCAACAATCCGGCGCCGTTCTTCGCGCCGATCGCCGCGGTGGTGACCCTGGCCTCGTCGGTCGGGCAGCGCCTCAAGCGGACCATCGAGCTGATCATCGGAGTGGCGCTGGGTATCGCCGTCGGCGACGCCATCATCCTGGTGATCGGCACCGGGGCGTGGCAGATCGCCGTGGTGGTGACGCTGGCGATCATCGCGTCGATCTACGTCGGTGGGAGCCCGTCGCTGTTCAACCAGGCGGCGGCGTCGGCCGTACTGGTCGCCACCCTGAGTCCGCCCGAGGGCGGGATCTACTTCACCCGGTTCTTCGACGCGCTCATCGGTGGCGTGGTCGCCCTGATCGTCATGACACTGCTGATCCCGCTCAACCCGCTGCGGGTGGTCGACCGGGCCGTCGACCCGGCACTCGACACCATGGCCGACGCGCTCAGCGACACCGGCGGCGCGCTGGCCCGCCGGGACGCGTCCAGTGCCGACGCCGCGTTGGAGCGGCTGCGGAAGGCGGAGGGCGAGGTACGCACGCTGGAGAGCGCCATCGAGGCCGGTCGGGAGACGGCCACCCTGGCGCCGCTGCGCTGGCACAAGCGGGGCGTGTTGACCAGATACGTGGACAGCTCCAAGTACATCAGCCGGGCGTTGCGGGACAGTCGGGCGCTGGTCCGCCGGGCGGTGACCCAGATCCAGGACGCCGAGCCGGTCCCACCGTCCCTGCCCGAAGCGGTACGCGACCTGGGCGAGGCGGCCCGGCTGCTCTACCACGAGCTGGGGGCCGGGGTGGAGCCGCAGGGTGCCCGGGACCGCGCACTGCGTGCGGTCGGTGCCGCCGCCCAGGCGTACTCGGCCGGGGTCGGCCTGTCCGGCAGCACCGTCGTGGCCCAGGTCCGGTCGATCGCCAGCGACCTGATCGCCGCGACCGGGGTGGAGATGGCCGAGGCGAACCAGATGGTCCGGCGCGCCGTCGGCCGCTCTTCCCGGTGA